In one window of Agrobacterium larrymoorei DNA:
- the ftsA gene encoding cell division protein FtsA, with protein MSFFGSSQFGLPRLKPLPSKRSHVVSVLDIGSTKVVCMIGRLTPRQESEVLPGRTHKVDVIGIGHQRSRGVKSGVIADLDALEGVVRLAVDAAERMAGLTVDSLIVNVSAGRLASDIYTASIDLGGQEVEAGDLRKVLVAASQQSLRQDRAILHSLPTGYSLDGERGIRDPLSMYGDLLGVDMHVVTAERTALKNLELCINRAHLSVEGIVATPYASGLAALVDDEVELGCAAIDMGGGTTTISVFAEGRLVHTDAIGLGGHHVTTDLARGLSTRIEDAERLKVVHGSSLANGGVDDREMIAVPPIGEDDRDQPSQVSKALVSRIIRARIEETLELIRDRIQKSGFSPIVGKRVVLTGGASQLTGLPETARRILARNVRIGRPMGVAGLPVAAKGPAFSTACGLMIYPQIADIEIHAAQSGMFSPFGMGSGRIARVGQWLKESF; from the coding sequence ATGAGCTTTTTCGGTTCTTCCCAGTTTGGCCTGCCGCGTCTGAAGCCTCTGCCTTCCAAGCGCAGCCACGTCGTTTCGGTTCTCGATATCGGCTCGACCAAGGTCGTCTGCATGATCGGTCGTCTGACGCCGCGTCAGGAGAGTGAAGTGCTGCCCGGTCGCACGCACAAGGTAGATGTCATCGGCATCGGCCACCAGCGTTCGCGCGGTGTGAAGTCGGGCGTCATCGCCGATCTGGACGCGCTGGAAGGCGTTGTTCGTCTGGCAGTCGATGCAGCCGAGCGCATGGCGGGGCTGACGGTGGATAGCCTCATCGTAAACGTGTCGGCTGGGCGTCTTGCCAGCGATATCTATACCGCCAGCATCGATCTGGGTGGGCAGGAAGTGGAAGCGGGCGATCTGCGCAAGGTTCTGGTGGCTGCCAGCCAGCAGTCGCTGCGCCAGGACCGCGCAATCCTGCACTCGCTGCCCACTGGTTATTCGCTGGATGGCGAACGCGGTATTCGCGATCCGCTTTCCATGTATGGCGACCTGCTGGGCGTGGACATGCATGTGGTGACGGCGGAACGCACGGCGTTGAAGAACCTCGAACTCTGCATCAACCGCGCTCACCTGTCTGTCGAGGGCATTGTTGCGACACCTTATGCAAGCGGTCTGGCTGCTCTGGTGGATGATGAAGTCGAACTCGGCTGCGCGGCAATCGATATGGGCGGCGGCACGACGACGATTTCGGTCTTTGCCGAAGGTCGTCTGGTGCACACGGATGCCATCGGCCTTGGCGGTCATCATGTCACGACCGATCTGGCGCGTGGCCTGTCCACCCGCATCGAGGATGCGGAGCGGCTGAAGGTGGTGCATGGATCGTCTCTGGCCAATGGCGGTGTGGACGATCGTGAAATGATCGCCGTTCCGCCGATTGGCGAAGACGACCGCGACCAGCCATCGCAGGTATCGAAGGCGCTTGTCAGCCGCATCATCCGCGCGCGCATCGAAGAGACACTGGAGCTGATCCGGGACCGTATTCAGAAATCCGGTTTCAGCCCAATCGTCGGCAAGCGCGTGGTGCTGACGGGTGGCGCAAGCCAGCTGACCGGCCTGCCGGAAACGGCACGTCGCATTCTGGCCCGCAACGTGCGCATCGGTCGTCCGATGGGCGTGGCTGGCCTGCCGGTTGCGGCCAAGGGCCCGGCCTTCTCAACGGCCTGCGGACTGATGATCTATCCGCAGATCGCAGACATCGAAATTCACGCGGCGCAGAGCGGAATGTTCTCGCCGTTTGGAATGGGCAGCGGGCGTATCGCCCGTGTGGGGCAGTGGCTGAAAGAAAGTTTTTGA
- the ftsZ gene encoding cell division protein FtsZ: protein MTIQLQKPDITELKPRITVFGVGGGGGNAVNNMITAGLQGVDFVVANTDAQALTMTKADRVIQLGVNVTEGLGAGSQPEVGRAAAEECIDEIIDHLNGTHMCFVTAGMGGGTGTGAAPVVAQAARNKGILTVGVVTKPFHFEGGRRMRLAEQGIEELQKSVDTLIVIPNQNLFRIANDKTTFADAFAMADQVLYSGVACITDLMVKEGLINLDFADVRSVMREMGRAMMGTGEASGEGRAMQAAEAAIANPLLDETSMKGAQGLLISITGGRDMTLFEVDEAATRIREEVDPDANIILGATFDEALEGLIRVSVVATGIDRVPGQIEQNAADMRAAAALAAKPVIRPSAAVAPAPAAVQPAYVSQAPKSVDPIAQTIRSAEVDMERELALAAAEQQLRQAQAEAEFRPQSKLFASAPAEAPVVARPAAPVQAAPAPVYHAPEQVAAPAPRMAQPQVQVHHEPAPVARQPEPVRMPKVEDFPPVVKAEMDHRAQPAHAAPEERGPMGLLKRITNSLGRRDEDETVPSDMMDAPSMAPQQRRPLSQEASMYAPRRGNLDDHGRQTPASSSHHDDDQLEIPAFLRRQSN, encoded by the coding sequence ATGACGATACAGCTGCAAAAGCCGGATATCACCGAGCTGAAGCCACGCATCACCGTTTTCGGCGTTGGCGGCGGTGGCGGTAACGCTGTCAATAACATGATCACTGCTGGCCTCCAGGGCGTCGACTTCGTCGTTGCCAACACGGATGCACAGGCACTGACGATGACGAAGGCCGACCGGGTTATCCAGCTCGGCGTCAACGTCACCGAAGGTCTGGGCGCTGGTTCGCAGCCGGAAGTCGGTCGCGCTGCCGCTGAAGAGTGCATCGATGAAATCATCGACCACCTGAACGGCACGCATATGTGCTTCGTAACCGCCGGCATGGGCGGCGGCACCGGCACGGGTGCAGCTCCTGTCGTCGCACAGGCTGCCCGCAACAAGGGCATTCTGACGGTTGGTGTCGTTACCAAGCCGTTCCACTTCGAAGGCGGTCGCCGCATGCGTCTGGCCGAACAGGGCATCGAGGAACTTCAGAAGTCCGTCGATACGCTGATCGTGATTCCGAACCAGAATCTGTTCCGCATTGCCAACGACAAGACCACGTTTGCCGACGCATTCGCGATGGCCGACCAAGTTCTCTACTCCGGCGTTGCCTGCATTACCGACCTGATGGTGAAGGAAGGTCTCATCAACCTCGACTTCGCCGACGTTCGCTCGGTCATGCGCGAAATGGGCCGCGCAATGATGGGTACGGGTGAGGCTTCCGGCGAAGGCCGCGCAATGCAGGCTGCGGAAGCGGCGATTGCAAACCCGCTGCTGGACGAAACCTCGATGAAGGGCGCTCAGGGCCTGCTGATCTCCATCACCGGCGGTCGCGACATGACGCTCTTCGAAGTGGACGAAGCGGCTACCCGCATTCGCGAAGAAGTCGATCCGGATGCCAACATCATCCTCGGCGCGACCTTCGATGAAGCTCTCGAAGGCCTTATCCGCGTGTCCGTCGTTGCCACGGGTATCGACCGCGTTCCTGGCCAGATCGAGCAGAATGCTGCCGATATGCGCGCTGCTGCCGCTCTTGCTGCAAAGCCCGTTATCCGTCCTTCCGCGGCCGTTGCTCCTGCTCCGGCCGCAGTTCAGCCTGCCTATGTATCGCAGGCACCGAAGTCCGTAGACCCGATTGCTCAGACCATCCGTTCGGCAGAAGTCGATATGGAACGCGAACTTGCCCTGGCGGCTGCCGAACAGCAGCTGCGCCAGGCACAGGCAGAAGCCGAGTTCCGCCCACAGAGCAAGTTGTTCGCATCTGCTCCGGCCGAAGCGCCGGTCGTTGCTCGCCCCGCAGCACCGGTTCAGGCCGCTCCGGCACCTGTTTACCACGCTCCGGAGCAGGTCGCAGCGCCGGCTCCGCGCATGGCACAGCCGCAGGTACAGGTTCATCACGAACCGGCCCCTGTCGCACGCCAGCCGGAGCCGGTTCGTATGCCCAAGGTCGAGGACTTTCCTCCGGTCGTGAAGGCTGAAATGGATCACCGCGCTCAGCCTGCTCACGCAGCGCCGGAAGAGCGTGGTCCGATGGGCCTGCTGAAGCGAATCACCAATTCGCTCGGTCGTCGCGATGAGGACGAAACCGTGCCTTCCGACATGATGGATGCACCGAGCATGGCTCCGCAGCAGCGCCGTCCGCTGTCTCAGGAAGCAAGCATGTATGCACCGCGCCGCGGTAATCTGGATGATCATGGCCGTCAGACGCCTGCTTCCTCCAGCCATCACGACGACGATCAGCTCGAAATTCCGGCCTTCCTGCGCCGCCAGTCGAACTGA
- the lpxC gene encoding UDP-3-O-acyl-N-acetylglucosamine deacetylase — MTIGLLGFQTTIANPVQLKGIGVHSGNPASMTFQPAEAGTGIVFSRTLDNGSVVEVKAVSANVGNTDLCTVIGRSPTQSVATVEHVMAGIYAMGIDNLIVEVDGPEVPIMDGSSAPFIEAIESVGIVNLGVKRRYIRVIKPVRIDSGASWAEFRPYDGTRFEVEIDFDTPLIGRQTWKGDLTAETFKNELSRARTFGFMRDVERLWAAGYALGSSLENSVVISDDNTVINMEGLRYEKDEFVRHKTLDAVGDLALAGAQFIGCYRSYRGGHKVNANALKALLSDPTAYEIVEAPAARHPVVRAREFVAINQPEFAPWSA, encoded by the coding sequence ATGACTATCGGACTGCTCGGATTTCAAACCACAATCGCCAACCCTGTTCAGCTCAAGGGCATCGGCGTTCATTCGGGCAATCCGGCTTCCATGACGTTCCAGCCTGCGGAAGCGGGCACAGGGATCGTGTTCAGCCGCACGCTGGACAATGGTTCCGTGGTGGAAGTGAAGGCGGTTTCGGCCAATGTCGGCAATACGGATCTCTGCACCGTCATCGGTCGCTCGCCTACGCAGTCTGTCGCAACTGTTGAGCATGTCATGGCCGGTATCTACGCCATGGGCATCGACAACCTGATCGTTGAAGTGGATGGTCCTGAAGTTCCGATCATGGACGGAAGCTCCGCGCCTTTCATCGAAGCCATCGAATCGGTCGGCATCGTCAATCTCGGCGTGAAGCGCCGCTACATCCGCGTCATCAAGCCGGTCCGCATCGACTCCGGTGCCTCCTGGGCGGAGTTCCGTCCTTACGACGGCACGCGATTCGAAGTGGAAATCGATTTCGACACACCGCTGATCGGTCGCCAGACCTGGAAGGGTGACCTGACGGCTGAAACCTTCAAGAACGAGCTTTCCCGCGCCCGCACCTTCGGTTTCATGCGTGATGTGGAGCGCCTGTGGGCCGCCGGTTACGCACTCGGCTCGTCGCTGGAAAACTCCGTCGTCATCTCCGACGACAACACGGTCATCAACATGGAAGGCCTGCGTTACGAGAAGGACGAGTTCGTTCGTCACAAGACGCTCGACGCCGTTGGCGATCTGGCACTTGCCGGTGCGCAGTTCATCGGCTGCTACCGTTCCTATCGCGGCGGCCACAAGGTCAACGCCAACGCATTGAAGGCGCTGCTGAGCGACCCGACCGCATATGAGATCGTGGAAGCACCTGCCGCCCGCCATCCGGTGGTTCGCGCCCGCGAATTCGTAGCGATCAACCAGCCGGAATTTGCGCCTTGGTCTGCTTGA
- a CDS encoding outer membrane protein assembly factor BamD, whose translation MKRVGSGAMNGTVRVALVSLMLLGAGTLVTACQSDPDIDITKLGVETDPPDVLYRQGLANMNAGNMTEAGRKFTAIDKQYPFTEWGQKALVMNTFIATRRNQNEAAITSGTRFLKQYPRAKDAAYVQYMIGLAYSKQIADVTQDQRAAQKTIEAMSKVVNDYPDSEYVADAQAKIRFARDQLAGREMQVGRYYLERKEYLAAVSRFRIVVEQYQNTNQIEEALARLTEAYYAMGLTDEAQTAAAVLGNNYPDSEWYDDSYKLLKGQGLEPRENRESWISRAGKKLVGA comes from the coding sequence ATGAAGCGTGTTGGGTCTGGTGCAATGAATGGAACGGTGCGGGTTGCGCTCGTATCGCTGATGCTGCTTGGCGCCGGAACACTGGTGACTGCCTGCCAGTCCGATCCTGACATCGACATTACGAAACTCGGCGTCGAAACCGATCCGCCGGATGTGCTGTACCGTCAAGGTCTGGCTAATATGAATGCGGGCAACATGACGGAAGCCGGGCGCAAGTTCACGGCTATCGACAAGCAGTATCCGTTCACGGAGTGGGGCCAGAAGGCGCTGGTGATGAACACCTTCATCGCAACGCGCCGTAACCAGAACGAGGCAGCCATCACCTCCGGTACGCGCTTCCTCAAGCAGTATCCGCGTGCGAAGGACGCCGCTTACGTTCAGTACATGATCGGCCTTGCCTATTCCAAGCAGATTGCCGACGTGACGCAGGACCAGCGCGCCGCACAGAAAACCATCGAAGCGATGAGCAAGGTGGTCAACGATTACCCCGATTCGGAATATGTGGCCGATGCGCAGGCGAAAATCCGCTTCGCGCGTGACCAGCTGGCTGGTCGCGAAATGCAGGTCGGTCGTTATTATCTCGAGCGCAAGGAATATCTTGCTGCCGTTTCCCGTTTCCGCATCGTGGTTGAGCAGTACCAGAACACCAACCAGATCGAAGAAGCGCTGGCGCGTTTGACCGAAGCCTATTACGCAATGGGCCTGACGGACGAGGCGCAGACGGCTGCTGCCGTTCTGGGTAACAACTATCCTGACAGCGAATGGTACGACGATTCCTACAAGCTGCTGAAGGGCCAGGGGCTGGAGCCGCGTGAAAACCGCGAATCCTGGATTTCCCGCGCTGGCAAAAAGCTTGTTGGAGCGTAA
- the recN gene encoding DNA repair protein RecN: MLVQLSIRDIVLIERLDLGFEAGLSVLTGETGAGKSILLDSLSLALGGRGDGGLVRHGEDKGQVTATFEVGMDHPARLLLRENGLDDDGDLIFRRVQSADGRTKAYVNDQAVSVQMMRQLGQHLVEIHGQHDDRALVDTNAHRTLLDAFAGLTEEVISVQGLYRTWRDAERALKVHRAKVEAAAREADYLRSSVEELEGLSPRDGEEDELAERRAVMQKSERIAGDIAEASEFLNGNASPVPVIASMMRRLERKSHEAPGLLEETVQLLDAALDNLSNAQMEVEAALRRTEFDPRELERVEERLFALRAAARKYSVPVTELPALAERMVSDLADLDAGEEKLTKLEAQLGVVKADFDQAAESLSQKRRNAAAALSEAVMAELPALKLERARFTVEVTSDAASASADGIDVVEFHVQTNPGTRPGPIMKVASGGELSRFLLALKVALADRGSAPTLVFDEIDTGVGGAVADAIGQRLKRLSKTVQVLSVTHAPQVAARASTHLLIAKGPAGDGSERIATRVATMQPEHRTEEIARMLAGASVTDEARAAAARLLAARD, from the coding sequence ATGCTGGTCCAGCTTTCGATCCGCGACATCGTTTTGATCGAACGGCTCGACCTTGGGTTCGAGGCCGGGCTCTCCGTGCTGACCGGCGAGACGGGTGCCGGTAAATCCATTCTTCTCGACAGCCTTTCGCTGGCCCTTGGCGGGCGCGGCGATGGCGGACTTGTGCGCCACGGCGAGGATAAGGGGCAGGTGACTGCCACTTTCGAAGTGGGCATGGATCACCCCGCGCGCCTGCTGCTGCGCGAAAACGGCCTCGATGACGATGGCGACCTTATCTTTCGCCGCGTACAATCCGCAGACGGGCGCACCAAGGCCTATGTGAACGATCAGGCTGTTTCCGTGCAGATGATGCGCCAGCTTGGCCAGCATCTGGTGGAAATTCACGGTCAGCATGATGACCGTGCGCTGGTGGACACCAATGCGCACCGCACGCTTCTCGATGCATTTGCAGGACTGACCGAAGAGGTGATATCGGTCCAGGGCCTTTATCGCACATGGAGAGATGCCGAACGCGCGCTGAAAGTGCACCGCGCCAAGGTTGAGGCTGCGGCGCGTGAAGCGGATTATCTGCGCTCTTCCGTCGAGGAACTGGAGGGGCTTTCCCCGCGCGATGGCGAAGAGGATGAGTTGGCGGAACGCCGCGCCGTGATGCAGAAATCCGAGCGGATCGCGGGCGACATTGCAGAGGCCAGCGAGTTTCTCAACGGCAATGCCTCGCCGGTTCCCGTCATCGCGTCCATGATGCGCCGTCTGGAGCGCAAGAGCCACGAAGCGCCGGGGCTGCTGGAAGAAACCGTGCAGTTGCTGGATGCGGCGCTCGATAATCTCTCCAATGCCCAGATGGAAGTGGAAGCCGCCCTTCGGCGCACGGAGTTCGACCCGCGCGAGCTGGAGCGTGTGGAAGAGCGCCTGTTTGCGCTGCGCGCAGCGGCCCGCAAATATTCCGTTCCCGTTACCGAATTGCCAGCCCTTGCCGAACGCATGGTCAGCGATCTTGCCGATCTGGATGCAGGTGAGGAAAAGCTGACGAAGCTTGAAGCGCAGCTTGGTGTCGTCAAAGCCGATTTCGATCAAGCAGCCGAATCCCTTTCGCAAAAACGCCGCAACGCCGCCGCCGCACTTTCCGAGGCCGTGATGGCCGAGCTGCCAGCGCTGAAGCTGGAGCGCGCGCGTTTCACCGTGGAAGTGACCAGCGACGCCGCATCTGCCTCGGCGGATGGCATCGATGTGGTGGAATTCCACGTGCAGACCAACCCCGGCACGCGTCCCGGCCCAATCATGAAAGTGGCTTCCGGTGGCGAACTCTCCCGCTTCCTGCTAGCGCTGAAGGTTGCGCTGGCGGATCGCGGCTCTGCACCGACGCTCGTCTTCGATGAAATCGACACCGGCGTTGGAGGTGCTGTGGCCGATGCTATCGGCCAGCGGCTGAAGCGGCTGTCGAAAACGGTGCAGGTGCTTTCTGTCACCCATGCACCGCAGGTCGCGGCCCGTGCTTCAACGCATCTGCTGATCGCCAAAGGCCCGGCAGGCGATGGCAGCGAACGGATCGCAACGCGCGTGGCAACCATGCAGCCGGAACACCGGACCGAGGAAATTGCGCGAATGCTGGCCGGGGCTTCGGTAACGGACGAGGCGAGAGCGGCTGCGGCGCGGTTGTTGGCGGCGCGGGATTAA
- a CDS encoding MBL fold metallo-hydrolase: protein MDISTETLRILNPYDGIYAYYDGRMDRRLYSEKPNWLDDGAYTLGTASYAIVSEGHALVYDTHMSLNHARAIRRHLESLGTRTITVVLSHWHTDHIAGNEIFADCEIIALSLTARTMVEKRAELEGRDPPISPVIMPTRTFDRYLSIKVGTRTVELHRFDIHSADGNVLWLPEEKILFAGDTLEDTVTYVSEPEHIPTHIEELKRLRAWKIEKILPNHGAEHLIASGGYEVSLIDANRVYLERLMTAEGLVRAGAVSLKEFVVGELEDGSILYHPDYEVVHRQNVEAVERVRRT, encoded by the coding sequence ATGGATATCAGCACCGAAACACTGCGCATCCTCAACCCCTATGATGGCATCTATGCCTATTACGATGGGCGGATGGACAGGCGACTTTATTCGGAAAAACCCAATTGGCTGGATGATGGCGCCTATACGCTTGGCACGGCCTCCTATGCCATCGTGTCCGAAGGTCACGCGCTGGTCTACGACACCCACATGTCGCTCAACCACGCCCGCGCCATCCGTCGCCATCTGGAAAGCCTCGGCACCCGCACCATCACCGTCGTCCTCAGCCACTGGCACACGGATCACATTGCCGGAAACGAGATCTTTGCCGATTGCGAAATCATCGCGCTGTCACTAACGGCACGCACCATGGTCGAGAAACGCGCGGAACTGGAGGGCCGAGATCCACCCATCTCTCCCGTCATCATGCCGACAAGAACGTTCGACCGTTACCTCAGTATCAAGGTCGGCACCCGAACCGTGGAACTCCACCGCTTCGATATCCACAGCGCAGACGGCAACGTCCTCTGGCTACCGGAGGAGAAAATCTTATTTGCGGGCGACACGCTGGAAGACACTGTAACCTACGTCTCCGAGCCCGAGCATATCCCTACCCATATCGAGGAACTGAAGCGCCTGCGCGCCTGGAAGATCGAGAAAATATTGCCGAATCACGGTGCGGAGCACCTGATTGCGTCCGGTGGGTATGAGGTGAGTTTGATCGATGCCAACCGGGTTTATCTGGAGAGGCTGATGACGGCAGAGGGCCTTGTTCGTGCTGGGGCCGTTTCGTTGAAGGAGTTTGTGGTTGGGGAGCTGGAGGATGGTTCTATTCTCTACCACCCGGATTATGAGGTGGTGCATCGGCAGAATGTTGAGGCGGTTGAGCGAGTGCGGAGAACGTGA
- a CDS encoding LysE family translocator, with protein MEMTTLLAFAAAFFVFAASPGPDNMTIVARTITHGAPSGIAYGAGTVAGILIFLTLAAFGLSLIAQEMGLVMTVLRYGGAAYLIWMGFKLWTAPPVVPQLQPTGERRGLFSIFLTGLVLNLGNPKMPLFYVALLPNVVGASLTLDHLTALATVILGVEIVVIGGHVLLAVRARKLLRSEQVVRRVNRVAGGVMIGSGVAVAASR; from the coding sequence ATGGAGATGACCACGTTACTTGCCTTCGCCGCTGCCTTCTTCGTTTTCGCAGCCAGTCCCGGCCCGGATAATATGACCATCGTTGCGCGAACGATCACCCACGGCGCGCCGTCCGGCATCGCTTATGGCGCAGGAACGGTTGCGGGCATACTCATTTTCCTCACGCTTGCCGCCTTCGGCCTGTCGCTGATTGCGCAGGAAATGGGGCTGGTGATGACGGTGTTGCGTTACGGTGGCGCGGCATATCTCATCTGGATGGGCTTCAAGCTGTGGACGGCGCCGCCCGTGGTTCCACAGCTTCAGCCAACGGGTGAGCGGCGCGGCCTTTTTTCGATCTTCCTCACCGGTCTCGTACTCAATCTCGGCAACCCCAAAATGCCACTCTTCTATGTTGCGCTCCTGCCGAATGTTGTGGGCGCTTCGCTGACGCTCGATCACCTGACGGCGCTCGCGACAGTCATTCTCGGCGTCGAGATCGTGGTCATCGGCGGTCATGTGCTGCTGGCGGTGCGGGCGCGCAAACTGCTGCGTTCCGAACAGGTCGTTCGCCGTGTCAACCGGGTGGCAGGCGGCGTCATGATCGGCTCCGGCGTGGCCGTTGCCGCAAGCAGATGA
- the ligA gene encoding NAD-dependent DNA ligase LigA — protein sequence MSKEQTPVEKLSELEASSELAFLAAELARHDALYHGKDQPEISDAEYDALKRRNDAVEAAFPDLVRADSPSKKVGFTPLPTFAPIVHARPMLSLDNTFSDEDVSDFVASVYRFLGRLPDDSIAFTAEPKIDGLSMSIRYERGRLKTAATRGDGTTGENVTANILTIKEIPNELPAGVPDVVEVRGEVYMAKSDFLALNAQMEADGKQTYVNPRNTASGSLRQLDPNVTARRKLKFFAYALGEVSNGGQATRLADTQFGIVQKFREWRFPVNPLMKRFTSGAQLLEHYREIGIARPDLDYDIDGVVYKVDELDLQERLGFRSRSPRWATAHKFPAEQAFTTVEKIEIQVGRTGALTPVARLTPITVGGVVVTNATLHNADYIEGIGNNGERIRPEDHDIRVGDTVIVQRAGDVIPQVLDVLLEKRDAHSVRYEFPKKCPVCGSHAVRERNEKTGKLDSVTRCTGGFVCRAQAVEHLKHFVSRNAFDIEGLGTKQIEFFFESEDPALSIKTAPDIFTLKERQEKSLAKLENIDGFGKVSVKKLFDAIDTRREIDLHRLIFALGIRHVGETTAKLLARTYGTYEHFEEAMKAAGDLSGDAWNELNSIEGIGEVVARAIVEFYKEPRNLDVIDRLIRELRPKEAEKPSAEGSPVAGKTVVFTGSLEKFTRDEAKARAESLGAKVAGSVSKKTDIVVAGPGAGSKLDKARELGVQTMDEDEWLALIAG from the coding sequence ATGTCGAAAGAGCAGACACCTGTCGAAAAACTGTCCGAACTTGAAGCGTCTTCCGAGCTTGCCTTTCTTGCGGCAGAGCTTGCGCGGCATGATGCGCTTTACCATGGCAAGGATCAGCCAGAAATTTCAGATGCGGAATATGACGCGCTGAAGCGGCGTAACGATGCCGTAGAGGCGGCATTTCCCGATCTGGTGCGGGCGGATAGTCCTTCGAAGAAGGTGGGCTTCACGCCGCTGCCGACATTTGCGCCCATCGTTCATGCGCGGCCCATGCTTTCGCTGGACAACACGTTTTCGGACGAGGACGTGTCTGATTTCGTCGCTTCGGTTTACCGATTCCTCGGGCGTCTGCCTGACGATTCGATTGCCTTTACCGCAGAACCGAAGATCGACGGGCTTTCCATGTCCATCCGCTATGAGCGTGGCAGGCTGAAGACGGCGGCGACGCGTGGGGATGGCACGACGGGCGAAAACGTGACCGCCAATATTCTGACCATCAAGGAAATTCCGAACGAGCTTCCAGCCGGTGTGCCCGATGTGGTGGAAGTGCGCGGCGAAGTCTATATGGCCAAGAGCGACTTTCTGGCGCTGAACGCGCAGATGGAAGCCGATGGCAAGCAGACCTACGTCAACCCGCGCAATACGGCATCCGGTTCGCTGCGGCAGCTGGACCCGAATGTGACGGCGCGGCGCAAGTTGAAGTTCTTCGCCTATGCGCTGGGCGAGGTTTCCAATGGCGGGCAGGCGACGCGCCTTGCCGATACGCAGTTCGGTATTGTTCAGAAATTCCGCGAATGGCGCTTTCCCGTAAACCCCTTGATGAAGCGATTCACATCCGGCGCGCAACTGCTTGAACATTATCGCGAAATCGGCATTGCGAGACCGGATCTCGATTATGATATCGATGGCGTGGTCTATAAGGTGGACGAGCTTGATTTGCAGGAGCGTCTCGGCTTTCGTTCGCGCAGCCCGCGCTGGGCAACGGCGCATAAGTTTCCTGCCGAGCAGGCTTTTACGACGGTCGAGAAGATCGAAATTCAGGTGGGCCGAACCGGCGCGTTGACCCCCGTTGCGCGACTGACGCCGATCACGGTTGGCGGCGTGGTGGTGACGAATGCGACGCTGCACAATGCCGATTACATCGAAGGCATCGGCAATAATGGCGAGCGCATAAGGCCCGAGGACCATGATATTCGCGTGGGCGATACGGTCATCGTGCAGCGTGCGGGTGATGTCATTCCGCAGGTTCTAGATGTTCTGCTGGAAAAGCGTGATGCTCATTCCGTGCGCTACGAGTTTCCGAAGAAATGCCCGGTCTGTGGCAGCCATGCGGTGCGCGAGCGTAACGAGAAGACGGGCAAGCTGGATTCGGTTACGCGCTGCACCGGCGGTTTCGTCTGCCGGGCGCAGGCGGTGGAGCATCTGAAGCACTTCGTTTCGCGCAACGCCTTCGACATCGAGGGGCTCGGCACCAAGCAGATCGAATTCTTCTTCGAGAGCGAAGACCCGGCGCTTTCCATCAAGACCGCGCCGGATATCTTCACGCTGAAGGAGCGGCAGGAGAAATCGCTGGCGAAGCTGGAAAATATCGACGGCTTCGGTAAGGTCAGCGTGAAGAAGCTGTTCGACGCCATCGATACGCGCCGAGAGATCGATCTGCACCGGCTGATTTTCGCGCTCGGCATTCGCCACGTGGGAGAAACGACGGCAAAGCTTCTGGCGCGCACCTACGGCACCTATGAGCATTTCGAAGAGGCGATGAAGGCTGCGGGCGATCTTTCCGGTGATGCCTGGAACGAGCTGAACAGCATCGAAGGCATCGGTGAAGTCGTGGCGCGCGCGATTGTGGAGTTTTACAAGGAGCCGCGCAACCTCGACGTCATAGACCGCCTGATCCGCGAGTTGCGCCCCAAAGAGGCCGAGAAGCCCTCGGCGGAAGGTAGCCCGGTGGCGGGCAAGACCGTGGTGTTCACCGGCTCGCTGGAAAAGTTCACCCGGGACGAGGCGAAGGCAAGGGCCGAGAGCCTTGGCGCGAAAGTGGCGGGCTCCGTTTCCAAGAAAACCGATATCGTTGTGGCCGGACCGGGTGCGGGCTCCAAGCTGGACAAGGCGCGGGAACTTGGCGTGCAGACCATGGATGAGGATGAGTGGCTGGCGTTGATTGCGGGGTGA
- a CDS encoding GNAT family N-acetyltransferase: protein MPHKDEPPSPSGFTIQDVTIRGITPQDASALTDVLNMPGVRHGTLRQPFQSVTQTRNFIEALTPADIVIVAEWRGQLLGNAGLHAQRGRRRHAASLGLGIHDDFTGKGIGSLFLKTLLDAADNWHDLKRIELNVFTDNASAIHLYEKFGFEKEGTMRNYAFRDGVYADCYLMARLR, encoded by the coding sequence ATGCCGCACAAAGACGAACCACCATCTCCATCCGGCTTCACCATTCAGGATGTCACGATCCGTGGCATTACGCCTCAGGACGCATCGGCACTGACGGATGTTCTGAACATGCCCGGCGTGCGCCACGGCACATTACGCCAGCCCTTTCAAAGCGTAACGCAAACCCGCAACTTCATCGAAGCGCTCACCCCCGCCGATATCGTCATCGTGGCGGAATGGCGCGGGCAGTTGCTCGGCAATGCCGGTCTGCACGCCCAACGCGGCCGCCGCCGCCACGCCGCTTCTCTGGGTCTCGGCATCCATGACGATTTCACCGGTAAAGGTATTGGCAGCCTGTTCCTGAAAACCCTGCTGGATGCCGCCGATAACTGGCACGATCTCAAACGCATCGAACTGAACGTCTTCACCGACAACGCGTCGGCCATCCATCTCTACGAAAAATTCGGTTTCGAGAAGGAAGGCACGATGCGGAATTATGCCTTCCGCGACGGCGTTTATGCGGATTGTTATTTGATGGCGAGGCTTCGGTAA